A stretch of DNA from Variovorax paradoxus:
GATCTCGGCCACCTCGAAAAGTCGCGGCGTCGAGATGAAGTAGCGATTTCCTTGGCGAGTGCGCTGCGTGTCCGGTCCTTCGGGCATCAGATATCCCGAGCCACCGGTCCCGCTCTCGGAACCGAGGATGCAGAGCGCTTCGGCCGGCGTGAAGCGCCGGAGATCGTCGAGAGCCAACGCCGTGGCCTTTCGATCGCCGCGTGCCACGACCTGGCTGAACTGCCGGAATTCGTCGTACGAAGCGTTCCAATCCGCTCGATCGGCGGTTTTGACGATGTCGTAGGCAATGAACACCAGCACGACGCCGGCAGCAAGGCCCCCGAAGCTCGCGCCGAGGGTCTTGGTCGCGCCGCCTGCCGCAACGATCGCCACGAGGATCACCAGCAAGGCCACCCCGATCGCATAGGGCAGGAGGTACACGAACCAGAGCGGCAACAGGTTCAAGCCGATGACGCACAGGGCCGAGAGCACCGGAACGACGGCGAGCCAGATGAGGAAGGACTTGGTCCGGATCGTCATGCGCTGCGATCTCAGAGGCTCATGAGAGCTCGCTCCCACGCGCGCCACTCAACCCGCAACGAACAACGCCGGATCCACCATCGTCCGGTTCAGCATCACCCCCCAATGCAGGTGCGGCCCTGTCACCCGCCCCGTCGCGCCCACGGCGGCCAGCGGCTCGCCAACCTTGAGCACGTCGCCCACCTTCACGTCCCATCGGCTCAGGTGGCAGTACATCGTCAGCAGGCCGCCGCCGTGGTCGAGCCAGACGGTGCCGCCGGGCAAGAGGTAGTCGCCGGTGTCGATCACCTTGCCGGCCAGCGGCGCAAGCACGGGCGTGCCGGTGCCGGCTGCGATGTCCATGCCGCTGTGCGGATTGCGCGACTGGCCGTTGAACACGCGGCGCAGACCGAACGAGCTGGAACGGCGGCCCGGCACGGGCACGCGCATCTGCAGGGCGGCGTCGGGGCGCAGGTCGGTGAGGGTGGCCATCACGCCGGCCAGGTGGTCGCGCTCCTTGTTGTAGCGGGCCTGGTCCTCGGGCGACAGGTCGACCCTGCGCGGCGCCACCGTCAGGCGTTGTTCGCGGTACTGCTTCGGGGCGACGGTGTAAGCGATCTGGCGCTCGGGCTTGCCCTCGGCGCGCACGCTGATGTGGGCTTCGCCCGGCGGAGTGGCGAGTGGAATGCCGACGAGCGCGGTCCATTCGATCGGATCGCCGAGCACCAGCACCGGCACATCACCGGTGAAGGCTTTGGGCCGCGTGGCCGCGGGGCCGAGCGACAGGCGGGCAATGCCGCCGGGCACCAGCAAGGCATGCGGCCAGACGTCGGGCGCCTGCGGCTTGTTTTTCTTGTTCGGGGCCGCGGCACCGGCCGGCAGCGCCAGCAAGCCGAGGGCGCCGAGCACGGCGCTGCGGCGGTTCAATGCGGCAGAGGAGGGGAGGTCGGAGAAAGGGAGGTTCATGTGCATGGACAGGATTCGAATGAAGTGTTGGTAATGCAACGGCTCAGTCGCCGTTCTGTTCCAGCCAGGTTCCGGGCGCCAGTCCGTCGAGCGTGTAAGGCCCGATGGCGGCGCGGATGAGGCGCAGCGTCGGCAGCCCGACGGCCGCGGTCATGCGCCGCACCTGGCGGTTGCGGCCTTCGCTGATCGCCAGCTCCAGCCACGCGGTGGGAATGAGCTTGCGCTCGCGGATCGGGGGCTCGCGGTTCCACACGGCGGGCGGTGGGTCGAGCAGGCGCGCCCGTGCGGGACGCGTAAGGCCGTCGTTGAGCTGCACGCCGTTGCGCAGCGCCGCCAGCGCCTCGTCGGTCGGCACGCCCTCGACCTGCACCCAGTAGGTCTTCTCCATCTTGAAGCGCGGATCGGCAATGCGCGCTTGCAGCTTGCCGTCGTCGGTGAGCAGCAGCAGGCCTTCGCTGTCGGCATCGAGGCGTCCGGCGACGTAGACACCGGGGAGGTCGATGAAGTCCTTCAGCCCGCGCCAGCGGCCCTCGGGCGTGAACTGGCTGAGGACACCGTAGGGTTTGTTGAAGCGGATGAGGCGGGAGTCGGTTGGCAGATTCATGGGCGGGTGGCGTCGCGTGGCGCATCGGCCAATTGCGGCAGATAGTCTCGCACCAGTTGTGCCACGATGTCTGTCTGCGCCGGTCAACGAGGAGTCAAGCTTTCCGTGAGATTCCCATGAATCAAGTTTCATACGGAAAATCTCATCAGATCAATGACATACCGAAACTCGACGTATGGAAAAGCGGAGTCGGGGTCGAAAAGTCAGCGTAGGGCCACATGCAGGAAAGGGCCTGTCCTGCACCGTGCAGCGGTCGGGCACCAGTTAATTCGATCCGATCCTGACAACATCAGAGAACTCGGAATGACCATGCGAACCTTCATCTACATCGCATGCTTGGCAAGCGCCAGCGTTTTGCTGACCGCCTGCGACAGCACCTCCGTTCGCGTCGGCGGCGCGCCCGAGGCGAGCGTCAAGAACTGCGTGGCTGCAACCGCGCGTGAATTGAAGGTGCCTGCGGCCAGCATCGTTGTCGACAGCGGCACCACGCCGCGCGACGGGATCTACACGATCAACCTGAAGGTCGGCCCGCAAGGTCGCTCCGTCGTCTGCACCACCGACGAGAACAGCGCGGTGCTGGGCGTGGTCTACAAGCAGCCGAAATAGCGCTCTGCTGAAAAAGAAAAAGCCGAAGCCATGACAGCCCCGGCTTTGCGGGAGAGCGCGGCAACCGGCCTTACTTGGCCCAGCTGTCCCGCATCCCCGCCGCGCGGTTGAACACGGGCTTGTCTTCTGCGCCGGCCTTCGCGTCGCGCACGAAGTACCCATGCCGCTCGAACTGGATGCCCACGCCCGCTTCCGCCTTCGCCAGCGACGGCTCGACGAATGCCGTGCACACCTCGAGGCTGTGCTTGTTCAGCTCGTCCAGCAGCTCGCCGCTGCCCGGGTTGGCTTCGGCGAACAGGCGTTCGTACAGCCGCACCTCGGCCTGCACGGCATCGGCCGCGGCGACCCAGGTGATGTTGCCCTTGACCTTGATCGCGTCCGCGCCGGGCGTGCCGCTCTTGGTGTCGGGCACCAACGTGGCCTGCACTTCGAGGAGCTTGCCGTCGGCGTCGCGCGTGGCGCCGGTGCATTCGATGACGTGGCCGTACTTCAGGCGCACCTTGTTGCCGGGGAACAGGCGGAAGAAGCCCTTGGGCTGCACGTCTTCGTAGTCGGTGCGCTCGATCCAGACGTCGCGGCCGAGCTTGAACTCGCGCTTGCCCATCTCGGGGTGGTGCGGGTGCACGGGGGCCGAGCAGTCGTCGAGCACATCGTCGCCGCCCATCAGCTCGCCCCAGTTGGTGATGACCAGCTTCACCGGATCGAGCACGGCCATGGAGCGCGGCGCGATGGGGTCGAGGGTGTCGCGCAGCGCGGCCTCGAGGCTGGCGTACTCGATCCAGCCGCCCGACTTGGTGGTGCCGCTGCGTTCGCAGAACAGCTGCAGCGCAGCGGGCGTGTAGCCGCGGCGGCGCAGGCCGGCGATGGTGGGCATGCGGGGGTCGTCCCAGCCGTCGACGTGCTTTTCTTCGACCAGCTGGCGCAGCTTGCGCTTGCTGGTCATCACGTGGGTGACGTTCAGGCGGGCGAACTCGTACTGGCGCGGGTGCGGGCTGGCGACAAGGCCGCCTTCGGCGAGGCGGTCGAGCAGCCAGTC
This window harbors:
- a CDS encoding peptidoglycan DD-metalloendopeptidase family protein — encoded protein: MNLPFSDLPSSAALNRRSAVLGALGLLALPAGAAAPNKKNKPQAPDVWPHALLVPGGIARLSLGPAATRPKAFTGDVPVLVLGDPIEWTALVGIPLATPPGEAHISVRAEGKPERQIAYTVAPKQYREQRLTVAPRRVDLSPEDQARYNKERDHLAGVMATLTDLRPDAALQMRVPVPGRRSSSFGLRRVFNGQSRNPHSGMDIAAGTGTPVLAPLAGKVIDTGDYLLPGGTVWLDHGGGLLTMYCHLSRWDVKVGDVLKVGEPLAAVGATGRVTGPHLHWGVMLNRTMVDPALFVAG
- a CDS encoding pseudouridine synthase, yielding MNLPTDSRLIRFNKPYGVLSQFTPEGRWRGLKDFIDLPGVYVAGRLDADSEGLLLLTDDGKLQARIADPRFKMEKTYWVQVEGVPTDEALAALRNGVQLNDGLTRPARARLLDPPPAVWNREPPIRERKLIPTAWLELAISEGRNRQVRRMTAAVGLPTLRLIRAAIGPYTLDGLAPGTWLEQNGD
- a CDS encoding glutamine--tRNA ligase/YqeY domain fusion protein; translated protein: MTSPTDKSGTKTTAAPSNFLRHVIENDLAQGAYAGRTWGGSPGDAAHHAQGMPDPAKVRMRFPPEPNGYLHIGHAKSIWLNFQLAKEYGGVCHLRFDDTNPEKEEQEYVDSIRDAVKWLGYETYLADRPSAPGTLQEHEYFASNYFDFMYEAAEYLIGAGLAYVDEQTPDEMRANRGDFNTPGTDSRFRSRSSQENLARFREMRDGKLDDGAAILRAKIDMASPNINMRDPALYRIRRATHHNTGDKWCIYPMYTYAHPIEDALEQITHSICTLEFEDQRPFYDWLLDRLAEGGLVASPHPRQYEFARLNVTHVMTSKRKLRQLVEEKHVDGWDDPRMPTIAGLRRRGYTPAALQLFCERSGTTKSGGWIEYASLEAALRDTLDPIAPRSMAVLDPVKLVITNWGELMGGDDVLDDCSAPVHPHHPEMGKREFKLGRDVWIERTDYEDVQPKGFFRLFPGNKVRLKYGHVIECTGATRDADGKLLEVQATLVPDTKSGTPGADAIKVKGNITWVAAADAVQAEVRLYERLFAEANPGSGELLDELNKHSLEVCTAFVEPSLAKAEAGVGIQFERHGYFVRDAKAGAEDKPVFNRAAGMRDSWAK